A genomic region of Tamandua tetradactyla isolate mTamTet1 chromosome 2, mTamTet1.pri, whole genome shotgun sequence contains the following coding sequences:
- the HES4 gene encoding transcription factor HES-4, producing MPADAPEQPSASPLTAAPASASRTPDKPRSATDHRKSSKPVMEKRRRARINDSLAQLKTLILDALRKESSRHAKLEKADILEMTVRHLQSLRRVQVTAALNADPAVLGKYRAGFNECLAEVSRFLAGCEGVPADVRSRLLGHLAACLGQLGPSRRQALSPAAAEAQAPDTFARRPRLPTLGGPSPLPGSGAAFVLPPGLTPPPAADPRAGAQGHCAPWRPWLR from the exons ATGCCCGCGGACGCCCCGGAGCAGCCGAGCGCCTCGCCGCTGACTGCAGCGCCCGCCAGCGCCAGCCGGACCCCGGACAAGCCTCGGAGTGCGACCGATCACCGCAAG TCCTCCAAGCCGGTGATGGAGAAGCGGCGCCGAGCGCGCATCAACGACAGCCTCGCCCAGCTCAAGACCCTTATCCTGGACGCCCTCAGGAAAGAG AGTTCCCGCCATGCAAAGCTGGAGAAAGCAGACATCCTGGAGATGACGGTGAGGCATCTACAGAGCCTACGGCGCGTGCAGGTGACAG CCGCACTCAACGCTGACCCTGCGGTCCTGGGCAAGTACCGCGCGGGCTTCAACGAGTGCCTGGCCGAGGTGAGCCGCTTCCTGGCCGGCTGCGAGGGCGTCCCAGCCGACGTGCGCTCCCGCCTGCTGGGCCACCTGGCGGCCTGCCTGGGCCAGCTGGGCCCTTCACGTCGCCAGGCCCTGTCGCCCGCCGCCGCCGAGGCCCAGGCGCCAGACACCTTCGCCAGACGCCCACGGCTGCCCACGCTCGGGGGTCCCTCCCCGCTGCCGGGCTCTGGGGCCGCCTTCGTGCTCCCGCCCGGACTGACCCCACCACCCGCCGCCGACCCCCGCGCTGGAGCGCAGGGCCACTGTGCGCCCTGGAGGCCATGGCTGCGGTGA